One Burkholderia gladioli genomic window, CAGCGTGACGGGCACCGCGTCGGGCCCGCTGCCGACCGCCGCTACCACCGCCGAGACGATCCGCACCACCAGCGGCTCGTTCTGCAGCAGGGCCGAGCCGGCCGCGACGTTGCAGACCTTCTTGGCCGGGCAGCCCATGTTGATGTCGATGATCTGCGCGCCGTTGGCGACGTTGTAGCGCGCCGCCTCGGCCATCATGGCCGGATCGGCGCCGGCGATCTGCACGGCGATCGGCTCGACCTCGCCGGCGTGGTTGGCGCGTCGCATGGTCTTCTCGCTCTTCCAGAGCTGGGCGTTGGAGGCGACCATCTCGGAGACGGCGTAGCCGGCCCCGAGCCGCTTGCAGAGCTGGCGGAACGGGCGGTCCGTGACGCCGGCCATGGGGGCGACGAACAGGTTGTTGCGCAGGACGTGAGAGCCGAGAACGGGCATCGCAATGGCAGCGCCCGCGCGTGGACGCGGGCCGGGATCGGGCGGAGGGAAAACGCGCATTTTACCGTAAGCGGGCGAGGGGCCGGGCGGGCGTAATTGTCGACTAACGTCAAATCGCGATGAAGCTTTGATGAAAGCGCGGTGACGGCGCGCGATGGCGGGCGGCGAAAGCCGCGCTGCGCGCGCGGCCGGAAAATCGGGGCGGATCCACGCCGGGCGGCCTGCCGCGCCGCGCATGGCCCTGCATGGCCCCGTCGCGCGTTCAGCGACGCTGGCCGAACATCATCTGTCGCGCGATCGCCGTCTTGAGTGGCGACACGAACTCGAGCGCGCTCAGCGCGGCGCCGCGCAGCGCCCCGAGCGAGCGCGATTCGACCGTAAACAGGCGCGCCAGCGTATCGGTCGCGCCGATCGTGAGGCGGCGGTCGAGCGCACGGCGCGTGTTGAAGGCGGCCAGCGCGAGCGGCGTGGCGCCATGCTCGGAGATCGTGTCCACCAGCGTGTGCGCGTCGCGCAGGCCCAGGTTCAGGCCCTGGCCGGCCACCGGGTGCAGCGTCTGGGCGGCGTTGCCGACGATCGCAATGCGGCCCTTGACCAGGGTCGGCGCGGCGGCCAGCCCGAGCGGGAAGGCCGCGCGGCCGACGATGCGCGTGAAGCGGCCCATGCGCTCGCCGAAGGCGATGCCCAGTTCCTCGAGGAAGGCCTCGTCGGGCAGCGTCGCGCGGCGCGTGGCCTCGGCGGGCGAGCAGCACCAGACCAGCGCGTAGTCGGCCTGGCCGGCGCCGCCGGTGGGCAGCAGCGCGAGCGGGCCTTCGGCGGTGAAGCGTTCCCAGGCCACGTTCGGTTTCGGTGCCGAGACGCTCACCGTGCCGACGATCGCCGTCTGCGCGTAGTCGCGGCGATGGCGCGTGTCGCCGGCGTCGTCGCGCGGCGTGTCCTGGAACAGGCCGCCCTCGGCGTTGACCAGCGTGCGCACACGCAGCGCGCGCTCGCCTTGCGGGGTGTCCAGCGTGACCGTCACGCCCTCGGCGTCCTGTTGCGGCGCGCGCGCGCTGGTCGAGGTCAGCCACTGCACGCGCGTGCCGCGCACCGCGCGCGCCAGCGTGTCGACCAGCGAGCCGTAGCGCGCCACGTAACCGAGCGCATCGACGCCGTGTTCATCGCGGTCGATCAGGGTGCGGCCGAAGTGGCCGCGCTGCGAGACGTGGATATGGTGGATCGGCGTCGCGTCGGCGGGCCAGCCGAGCGCGCCGAGCAGCACGCGGCTGCCGTGCGAGACCGCGATCGCGCGCGGGTCGCCGAGGCTCGCCGAGGGATCGCGCGCATCGACCAGCACCGTCGACAGCGCCTGCGTCGCGCTGCGCCGCGCCAGCCAGCCGGCCAGCGCGAGCCCGACCGGGCCCGCGCCGACGATGGCGATATCGGCGTCGAACGGGGCGTTGGTGGTGGAAGCCGGCATCATCGCGCGGGCGTGCCCGAGCTGCCGCGGGCGTCGCGCATCAGCGCCTCGATCTCGTCGGCCGCCACCGGCACCTCGCGCGTGATCAGCTCGCAGCCGTCGGCCGTCACGAAGGCGTCGTCCTCGATGCGGATGCCGATGTCGTGGAATTCGGCCGGCACGTCGTCGGCCGCGCGCACGTAGAGGCCCGGCTCGATGGTCAGCGCCATGCCCTCGCGCAGCGCGCGCCACGGCAGCATGCCCTGCGCGTCGCGTTCGGCGTCGCGCTGGCGGTAATCGCCGCAATCGTGCACGTCCATGCCGAGCCAGTGGCCGGTGCGATGCATGTAGAAGCGCGCGTAGGCGCGCTCGGCGATCACGTCGTCGACGCTCGCGAAGCGCGACTTCGGCACGATGCCGGTGTCGAGCAGGCCTTGCGCGAGCACGCGCACCGCCGCCTCGTGCGGCGCCTCGAAGGGCACGCCGGGGCGCGTGGCCGCGGCGGCGGCGGCCTGCGCGGCCAGCACGATGTCGTAGAGCGCGCGTTGCGGGCCCGAGAATTTGCCGTTGGCGGGAAAGGTGCGGGTGATGTCGGAGGCGTAGCCCTCCAGTTCGCAGGCCGCGTCGATCAGGATCAGGTCGCCGTCGCGCGCCACCGCGTTGCCGGCCGGGTAGTGCAGCACGCAGGCATTGGCGCCGGCCGCGACGATCGAGCCATAGGCGGGGCCGGCCGAGCCGTGGCGGCGGAATTCGTGCAGCAGCTCGGCCTCGATCTCGTATTCGCGGATGCCGGGGCGCGTGGCCGCCATCGCGCGCCGATGTGCGCTGGCCGAGATGCTGGCGGCGCGGCGCATGATGGCCTGCTCGTGGGCGTCCTTCACCAGCCGCATCTCGTCGAGCAGCGGCGCGAGATCGTGGGCGGAGGCCGGCGCGGCCACGCCCGAGCGGGCCTTGGCGCGCACCGCGTCGAGCCAGCCGGCGAGCTTGCGCTCGAGCTCGGGCGAGGCGCCGAAGCGGTAGTGCACCGCGCCCGCGTCGGCCAGCAGGCGCGGCAGCTCGGCGTCGAGCGCGTCGTTGGGGAAGGCGGCGTCGAAGCCGAAGGCCTCGCGCGCGGCTTCGGGCCCGTAGTGGAAACCTTCCCAGATCTCGCGCTCGGGATGTTTCGCACGACAGAACAGGATCGATTGCGGCTCGCCCTCGGCGGCGCTCGCGTCGAGCACCAGCAGCGCGTCGGGTTCGCAGAAGCCGCTCAGGTAATAGAAGTAGCTGTCGTGCCGGAACGGGTAACCGGCATCGCGGTTGCGCATCACTTCCTGGGCGGTGGGGACGATCGCGACGCCGCCGCCTGCCGCGCGCAGCGCGGCGAGCACGCGCGCACGGCGCTGGCGGTAGACGTCGGGGGCGAGGGTGGTTTCGGTGGCGGCGTTCATGGCGCGATTGTAGCGCTGTGGCGGGCGCCGCGCCCGCTCCCCGGCACCGCCGCGCGGGCCGCCGAATGGCGCCCGGCGGCTGTTGCATCCGATCCACAGGCCGGATGGCCGACTTGGCGGACAGCCGGCAGGCCCGGTTATGATCGCCGACGACGTATACTCTCGGGCGCTATTTACATTTCAGGCAGGATGATGAAACTCATCGGTTCGCTCAGCAGCCCTTACGTGCGCAAGGCGCGTATCGTGCTCGCCGAAAAGAAGATCGACTACAAGCTGGAACTCGAGAACGTGTGGGCAGCCGACACCACGATCCACGCCGCCAATCCGCT contains:
- a CDS encoding UbiH/UbiF/VisC/COQ6 family ubiquinone biosynthesis hydroxylase, whose translation is MPASTTNAPFDADIAIVGAGPVGLALAGWLARRSATQALSTVLVDARDPSASLGDPRAIAVSHGSRVLLGALGWPADATPIHHIHVSQRGHFGRTLIDRDEHGVDALGYVARYGSLVDTLARAVRGTRVQWLTSTSARAPQQDAEGVTVTLDTPQGERALRVRTLVNAEGGLFQDTPRDDAGDTRHRRDYAQTAIVGTVSVSAPKPNVAWERFTAEGPLALLPTGGAGQADYALVWCCSPAEATRRATLPDEAFLEELGIAFGERMGRFTRIVGRAAFPLGLAAAPTLVKGRIAIVGNAAQTLHPVAGQGLNLGLRDAHTLVDTISEHGATPLALAAFNTRRALDRRLTIGATDTLARLFTVESRSLGALRGAALSALEFVSPLKTAIARQMMFGQRR
- a CDS encoding aminopeptidase P N-terminal domain-containing protein; this translates as MNAATETTLAPDVYRQRRARVLAALRAAGGGVAIVPTAQEVMRNRDAGYPFRHDSYFYYLSGFCEPDALLVLDASAAEGEPQSILFCRAKHPEREIWEGFHYGPEAAREAFGFDAAFPNDALDAELPRLLADAGAVHYRFGASPELERKLAGWLDAVRAKARSGVAAPASAHDLAPLLDEMRLVKDAHEQAIMRRAASISASAHRRAMAATRPGIREYEIEAELLHEFRRHGSAGPAYGSIVAAGANACVLHYPAGNAVARDGDLILIDAACELEGYASDITRTFPANGKFSGPQRALYDIVLAAQAAAAAATRPGVPFEAPHEAAVRVLAQGLLDTGIVPKSRFASVDDVIAERAYARFYMHRTGHWLGMDVHDCGDYRQRDAERDAQGMLPWRALREGMALTIEPGLYVRAADDVPAEFHDIGIRIEDDAFVTADGCELITREVPVAADEIEALMRDARGSSGTPAR